The Salmonirosea aquatica DNA window CCTGTCGGGCAGCGGGTGGACGCTGGGGCATACCAACCAACCGGTTCAGACAACAAGTGATATTGCCAAAATCGAGGATGTATTCTTAACCAGCATTCCCAACTCTGTGCAATGGTCGTATTTCAAGGCAGGGAAGCTACCACATCCTTATTATCATCTTAATTCGCTGCAATACACGTTCACGGACGAAAAGGTATGGTATTATCAGAAAGACTTCCCGATGCCGGCCAGGAAATCTTCCGATCTGGTTTTTCTCTGTTTCGATGGCGTGGACTATTTTTCAAAGGTCTGGGTAAATGACTCACTCATAGGTGCCCACGAGGGTATGTTTGGCGGACCAATCGTTGAAATTAGTCGGTTTCTCAAAGCTAAAAATAAATTAGTTGTTGAAGTGAAAGCCGCCAACTGGGGTAACAAAGCCACCTCCCTGGAAGATCTGCCCCGCACGGCTTCGGGCGAGCGGGACTATTCCAAACGCAGAGGGTACAATCCTCGGGCCAGTGGGCCTATCGTCAAGCCCTGGGTTATTTCGGGAGGGAGTGGAGGCGAGCCTTTTTTCAGCGTGGGGATGTGGCAGGGTGTGCGGCTGGAAGTTGTTCCGGAATTTCATCTGGAACGCCCCTATCTGACAACCCAAACCGTTGCCGGCAATGAAGCAAAACTTCATTTGTCTTGTGAGGTATTCGCTAAAACGCATTCCCTGCAAAAGAGCCTCCACTCCTGGAAAAATACGCAAATCAACCACCCCAGTGCCAAGGGAACCGTGTATAAGCCTGTAGAGGAAAAGCTTACTGTACTGGTTGAGATAAGGCCTAAATCCGGGTCTGCGATAACCGCAAGTCTGGCACCTGTACTGATGAAAGAATATCCCCTTAATTTATTTGAGGGGCAAAACTGGCTCGAACAAGATCTTACGGTACCCAATCCTAAACTTTGGAACCCAAATGGTCTGGGCGAAGCAAATCGGTACGAAATCAAACTGACGTTGAAAAAAGATGGGCAATCTATTGACCAGATGGCTTTCGACTACGGTATCCGTACCATTGAGCGGGTACCCACGGCGGGGCCCCGAACCTTCGACCGCTGGGAGGATTGGCAATTTGTGGTCAACGGACAGAAGATTTTCGTTAAAGGGATGAACTTCATGCCGCAGGATATCTTGCTTGATCTACCTCGCGAACGCTACCGCTGGACGCTGGAGGCCGCTAAGAAAATGGGTGTACAACTCATTCGCATATGGGGAGGGGGATTGCTAGAAACTGATCATTTTTACGATCTCTGCAATGAACTGGGCATCATGGTCTGGCAGGATTTCCCGGTTGGTAATCAGGATACGCCTGACTACCCACAGGATATCTGGGAAGCTGAAGTGGTGCAGAACATCGTCCGCCTCCGCAATCACCCTTCTCTGGCAGTATGGTGCGGGGGTAACGAATTCAACCCCTATTCAACGGGCAATGCAGCCACTTTGGGCATCCTCGAACGAAACCTCGACATTTTCGACAAATCGCGCTTTT harbors:
- a CDS encoding glycoside hydrolase family 2 protein — encoded protein: MTKSIRNTPGIAALLLLANITFAQTDSIITKLWQPYRITPRTGMQHIDLSGSGWTLGHTNQPVQTTSDIAKIEDVFLTSIPNSVQWSYFKAGKLPHPYYHLNSLQYTFTDEKVWYYQKDFPMPARKSSDLVFLCFDGVDYFSKVWVNDSLIGAHEGMFGGPIVEISRFLKAKNKLVVEVKAANWGNKATSLEDLPRTASGERDYSKRRGYNPRASGPIVKPWVISGGSGGEPFFSVGMWQGVRLEVVPEFHLERPYLTTQTVAGNEAKLHLSCEVFAKTHSLQKSLHSWKNTQINHPSAKGTVYKPVEEKLTVLVEIRPKSGSAITASLAPVLMKEYPLNLFEGQNWLEQDLTVPNPKLWNPNGLGEANRYEIKLTLKKDGQSIDQMAFDYGIRTIERVPTAGPRTFDRWEDWQFVVNGQKIFVKGMNFMPQDILLDLPRERYRWTLEAAKKMGVQLIRIWGGGLLETDHFYDLCNELGIMVWQDFPVGNQDTPDYPQDIWEAEVVQNIVRLRNHPSLAVWCGGNEFNPYSTGNAATLGILERNLDIFDKSRFYVRTTPDDGSMHAYPDMDPTWYNRSYKYEAWVSETGMHSMPEASVFRETVDNKEFFDLGKMWEQDFSRTHPEFIHHFTEYGPARVPRMLSRASHIIDVTNPDIDAITEATQVGAGEFYQIFSEKMQGNYPVTAGLMPWVFKRHWPVIAIQLMDWFGQAAAPYYFLKRTYEPTHVAIDLPRLLWKKGEKIPLNLKITHALPTNLNGKATVSVYDDGFRKVYEKQITVSQNATSRATVTPLLTGGDFQIPVDYENRFVFLVAEYRDTAGRLVSRSFYYPRVLSMMADPVFYKKYLDEPIDWVTLEKGPFLQPTVAKTATALSLKVIDNQLISNDRSQISVRVVNTGKVPAFMTQIDITGTKRAFTANDSYTWLAAGESCDIMLDVLWREPENKGNARVKVWAWNAPNIETKL